In Vespula vulgaris chromosome 10, iyVesVulg1.1, whole genome shotgun sequence, the following are encoded in one genomic region:
- the LOC127067239 gene encoding uncharacterized protein LOC127067239 codes for MGFIDDELHEVSKLCHNVVDNSRIISCVQTMVRVEITKTAFKKIVVCIQFPEDYPSVPLLIELKSKTLSERLLAKLTDVCEKECKNLLGKAQVLPTLKLIRNFIEENPLICCYDEISSIKKLLQEQDEFKLKQKNSSIGLRIQQGLYYFKVKIEVPNDYPVNCINLGDAEANFPPVLSRYFLGQGKELGRRCVEPPLQTGAQQKSFAPSPSLEVVISFLIKSVKTLPTENCQLCKIPCLPANPKEVVTDEKANLHVERLYCSHLFHLQCLLKFMKTPPFHGGKKCPTCGQRIYHDKWGVSEKLAEDRWAHEQARARELAEVADFLE; via the exons ATGGGATTTATCGATGATGAATTGCACGAAGTATCAAAACTTTGTCACAATGTCGTCGATAATAGCCGCATCATTTCTTGTGTGCAGACTATGGTTCGCGTCGAAATAAC GAAGACAGCGTTCAAGAAAATCGTCGTGTGCATTCAATTTCCAGAAGATTATCCGTCCGTTCCACTTTTAATTGAGCTTAAAAGTAAGACTTTGTCGGAGAGATTACTTGCTAAATTAACAGACGTTTGCGAAAAAGAGTGCAAAAATTTGTTGGGAAAAGCTCAG GTATTACCGACCTTGAAGTTAATTCGTAATTTCATTGAAGAGAATCCGCTCATTTGTTGTTATGATGAGATCTCATCCATAAAAAAGTTGCTTCAAGAGCAAGACGAGTTTAAATTGAAACAGAAGAATTCCAGCATTGGACTAAGAATTCAACAAggattgtattattttaaagttaAGATAGAAGTACCGAACGATTATCCAGTTAATTGCATAAA TCTAGGAGACGCGGAGGCGAACTTTCCACCTGTActttctcgttattttttgGGCCAAGGTAAAGAATTAGGTAGAAGATGCGTGGAACCACCATTGCAGACAGGAGCTCAGCAAAAATCCTTTGCACCTTCTCCCTCTTTAGAAGTCgtcatttcctttcttataaa atcaGTGAAAACATTGCCCACAGAAAATTGTCAGTTGTGCAAGATACCTTGTTTACCGGCGAATCCAAAAGAAGTAGTAACAGACGAAAAAGCAAATCTTCATGTAGAAAGATTATATTGCAGTCATTTGTTTCACTTACAATGCCTCCTAAAATTCATGAAGACACCGCCATTCCATG GGGGTAAGAAATGTCCAACTTGCGGACAGCGCATTTATCATGACAAATGGGGTGTCAGTGAGAAGCTCGCAGAGGATCGTTGGGCACACGAACAGGCGCGAGCTAGGGAATTGGCAGAGGTAGCTGACTTTTTGGAGTGA